A region of Sandaracinaceae bacterium DNA encodes the following proteins:
- a CDS encoding alginate export family protein, with translation MKLSELPDVYRASLDEATFDTYLEDLRALDSPLEVRAKAAATAYAEERTWTLDKAVGALEAGAVRAVQVRYVLDGQVWCDTIMGAGRAVPRQLVRMAALVAALLLCASGEAGAQSPSASPTDATAAPAEGDAVGAGDAEATAQEDVAPVPEEQSAPSEPPPEAPAAPAAWPFDWGLDAFTRPEVRTGYDELGLADNDFVRFRFRFALILTPIELGRVRLSARIEPQASGAWSSGADLTDAALGLHQGFITIATDRVSVQLGRQELNYGEHLVLGSVPWHPMGRAFDAAKVRVDLGSGAWLDVFGAQLVEGATNNFADTDAYLLGAYAALGPLLHEGLALDVYLLEQLRAAASSGGIPGTPGLQRSTLGVRARQRIGLFDYRAEAGVQLGRTGAAKLRAFQFDAEAGVTLAQDHLRLALEGFYASGDDPGTAKNEAWDQLYPTAHIWLGFADIIGGRSNVAGAVFHAAVNANAELRFTLDTHLFVRPEAGALSGDGLAGFEADVGARWQIGTGLALRANYSLFRAFTDAYPVDELAHFAELELRYTR, from the coding sequence ATGAAGCTCAGCGAGCTCCCGGACGTGTACCGCGCCTCTCTCGACGAGGCGACCTTCGACACCTACCTCGAGGACCTGCGCGCGCTCGACAGCCCCCTCGAGGTGCGCGCCAAGGCCGCTGCCACCGCGTACGCGGAGGAGCGCACCTGGACGCTGGACAAGGCGGTGGGCGCGCTCGAGGCCGGCGCCGTGCGGGCAGTCCAGGTGCGCTATGTGCTCGACGGACAGGTGTGGTGCGACACTATCATGGGCGCGGGCCGCGCCGTGCCACGCCAGCTCGTGAGGATGGCGGCGCTGGTCGCCGCGCTGCTGCTGTGCGCCTCGGGGGAAGCGGGGGCGCAGTCTCCCTCCGCCTCGCCAACGGACGCCACGGCCGCGCCCGCGGAGGGCGACGCGGTGGGCGCAGGCGACGCCGAGGCCACAGCGCAGGAAGACGTTGCGCCCGTGCCGGAGGAGCAGTCTGCACCGAGCGAGCCGCCACCGGAGGCGCCCGCCGCGCCCGCAGCGTGGCCGTTCGACTGGGGGCTCGACGCCTTCACGCGTCCCGAGGTGCGCACAGGCTACGACGAACTCGGCCTCGCGGACAACGACTTCGTCCGCTTTCGCTTTCGCTTCGCGCTCATCCTCACGCCCATCGAGCTGGGACGTGTGCGGCTCTCGGCGCGCATCGAGCCACAGGCCTCGGGGGCGTGGTCCTCGGGCGCCGACCTCACGGACGCCGCTCTCGGTCTGCACCAGGGCTTCATCACGATCGCCACCGACCGGGTGAGCGTGCAGCTGGGTCGCCAGGAGCTCAACTACGGGGAGCACCTGGTGCTCGGGTCCGTCCCCTGGCACCCCATGGGGCGCGCGTTCGATGCGGCCAAGGTCCGCGTGGACCTGGGCAGCGGGGCGTGGCTCGACGTGTTCGGGGCGCAGCTGGTGGAGGGGGCCACCAACAACTTCGCAGACACCGACGCGTACCTGCTGGGCGCCTACGCGGCGCTCGGACCGTTGCTCCATGAGGGGCTCGCGCTGGACGTCTACCTGTTGGAGCAACTGCGCGCCGCGGCCAGCTCGGGGGGCATCCCCGGCACGCCGGGACTCCAGCGCTCCACGCTGGGCGTTCGGGCCAGGCAGCGCATCGGCCTGTTCGACTATCGCGCCGAGGCTGGGGTGCAGCTCGGGCGCACCGGGGCCGCCAAGCTGCGCGCGTTCCAGTTCGACGCCGAGGCAGGCGTCACGCTCGCGCAGGATCATCTCCGCCTCGCGCTCGAGGGCTTCTACGCGTCTGGCGACGACCCAGGGACCGCGAAGAACGAAGCGTGGGACCAGCTCTACCCCACGGCGCACATCTGGCTCGGCTTCGCGGACATTATCGGGGGTCGCTCGAACGTCGCAGGCGCGGTCTTCCACGCCGCCGTGAACGCCAACGCCGAGCTGCGCTTCACGCTCGACACCCACCTGTTCGTGCGGCCAGAGGCGGGCGCGCTCAGCGGTGACGGGCTGGCTGGCTTCGAGGCCGACGTCGGCGCGCGCTGGCAGATCGGCACGGGTCTCGCGTTGCGCGCCAACTACAGCCTCTTTCGTGCCTTCACCGACGCCTACCCGGTGGACGAGCTGGCCCACTTCGCAGAGCTGGAGCTGCGCTACACGCGCTGA
- a CDS encoding 4Fe-4S binding protein, giving the protein MSFRATVDRFGCLAGAGQVCSVCVERCPEPGALRLDGLYPVVDGDRCTGCGACEPACPAPSPAIRVLPLIPSKRTTP; this is encoded by the coding sequence ATGTCGTTCCGGGCCACGGTCGACCGCTTCGGCTGCCTGGCGGGCGCAGGGCAGGTGTGCAGCGTCTGCGTGGAGCGCTGCCCCGAGCCTGGCGCGCTCAGGCTGGATGGGCTCTACCCCGTCGTGGACGGAGACCGCTGCACGGGCTGCGGCGCATGCGAACCCGCTTGTCCTGCGCCGAGCCCCGCCATCCGGGTGCTCCCGCTCATCCCCTCGAAAAGGACCACACCATGA
- a CDS encoding nitrate reductase cytochrome c-type subunit, whose amino-acid sequence MSDDGSVSDQGGRRWRSVFLAGAVVVAAVGYMTGTRHAEQPRGYQAVTEPVHGAATAPPQAGMESARYADRRATQLLALESMRAQPGTGAEAPPHDPVAYAQAAAARREARAYDGAPPTIPHAVDQHGAPACLACHAEGMRVEGRAAPLMSHERFDSCLQCHALAESPLPRSAPLAHSVSEVNSFLGLTEPERGERAWPGAPPTMPHRTFMRERCDSCHGTQASGLTTSHPWRQSCPQCHAPSATLDQRPRSTLAPLPGLTTAGAR is encoded by the coding sequence GTGAGTGACGACGGTTCCGTCAGTGACCAAGGCGGACGCCGCTGGCGCTCGGTGTTCCTCGCTGGCGCCGTGGTGGTCGCGGCCGTGGGGTACATGACCGGCACGCGCCACGCGGAGCAGCCGCGCGGCTACCAAGCGGTGACCGAGCCCGTTCACGGCGCGGCCACAGCGCCTCCGCAGGCCGGCATGGAGTCCGCGCGCTATGCCGACCGGCGGGCTACCCAGCTGCTGGCGCTCGAGTCCATGCGTGCGCAGCCGGGCACGGGGGCCGAGGCGCCTCCCCACGACCCGGTGGCCTACGCGCAGGCTGCTGCGGCGCGGCGCGAGGCGCGTGCCTACGACGGCGCCCCGCCCACCATTCCGCACGCGGTCGATCAGCACGGCGCACCCGCGTGTCTGGCCTGCCACGCCGAGGGGATGCGCGTGGAAGGTCGGGCGGCGCCGCTCATGAGCCACGAGCGCTTCGACAGCTGCCTGCAGTGCCACGCGCTCGCCGAGAGCCCGCTGCCGCGGAGCGCGCCGTTGGCGCACTCGGTCAGCGAGGTGAACAGCTTCCTGGGGTTGACCGAGCCCGAGCGCGGAGAGCGCGCGTGGCCCGGTGCGCCGCCCACCATGCCGCATCGGACGTTCATGCGCGAGCGCTGCGACAGCTGCCACGGCACGCAAGCCTCGGGGCTCACCACCAGTCACCCCTGGCGGCAGAGCTGCCCGCAGTGTCATGCCCCTTCGGCGACTCTGGATCAGCGCCCGCGCTCCACCCTCGCGCCGCTCCCCGGTCTCACCACGGCGGGGGCGCGGTGA
- a CDS encoding molybdopterin-dependent oxidoreductase, producing the protein MMEVPMDRRDFLKASAMSAASAAVLARSVSADEPDALDPAIREQVGSGVTWDKAPCRFCGTGCHVQVGVRNDRVVAIAGDRQAAVNRGLLCVKGYHVGLALYGGDRLTRPMIKRGDVHVPISWDEALGIIADRIEGNPAGFAFYGSGQWTIPEGYAAQKFMKGGLANNHIDPNARLCMASAVTGFISTYGVDEPASCFDDLEHANVVLLWGNNPAEMHPILFSRMVDRRARGEDLRIIDIGTRRTRTTGFADEYLEFRPQSDIAVLNGVLHLLIEDATYDREFVERHVAFRREEGAPELMGVATDFDTFRAAMGEYTPERVQELSGVPAAKIRMLAGLFADRDLRITSLWCMGGNQHTRGTGVNRQIHAIHLLSGHWGRQGDGPQSLTGQPSACGTAREVGTLSHALPGGLVVANPEHRRHAEEIWNLPEGRINATPGAHTVEMWRRFSTAASEGGDIDTIWVQVTNPAQSLPNTKALFEPSRSIPGKFLIVSDVYPTATVRAADLILPSAMWVEKNGMVGNSERRTQQWFKMVNPPGEARDDAWQVIAVARKLFDRGHLGMRDKDGRFLFRMSDATGAEVPVWDFRRYYDVNVDQQLFDEYRRFSRYKHKDLAPYAEYTRARGLRWPVVERDGVWAETRYRFVEGEDPYVEAGKGFQFYHSTSSDDRAQVWIQPYVAPPEEPDDEFPFWLCTGRVIEHWHTGSMTMRIPQLRRAMPEAYVELNPTDARRLGVENGDVVRLETRRGAIEIAAWIDGRGRPPEGSLFVPFFDERLAINELTLEDYCPISKQPDYKKCAARVVRVPRRAGSRE; encoded by the coding sequence ATGATGGAGGTGCCCATGGATCGGCGTGATTTCTTGAAGGCGTCAGCCATGAGCGCGGCAAGCGCCGCCGTCCTCGCGCGCAGCGTGAGCGCCGACGAGCCCGACGCCCTGGACCCCGCCATCCGTGAGCAGGTGGGCAGCGGCGTGACCTGGGACAAGGCGCCGTGCCGCTTCTGCGGGACGGGCTGTCACGTGCAGGTGGGTGTGCGCAACGACCGCGTGGTGGCCATCGCGGGCGACCGCCAGGCGGCCGTGAACCGCGGGCTGCTGTGCGTGAAGGGCTACCATGTGGGGCTCGCGCTCTACGGCGGCGACCGCCTCACGCGCCCCATGATCAAGCGCGGCGACGTGCACGTGCCTATCTCCTGGGACGAGGCGCTCGGCATCATTGCGGACCGCATCGAGGGGAACCCCGCCGGCTTCGCGTTCTATGGGTCTGGTCAGTGGACCATCCCCGAGGGCTACGCGGCGCAGAAGTTCATGAAGGGGGGGCTCGCCAACAACCACATCGACCCCAACGCGCGGCTGTGCATGGCGTCGGCTGTTACCGGCTTCATCTCCACCTACGGCGTGGACGAGCCGGCCAGCTGCTTCGACGACCTAGAGCACGCCAACGTGGTGCTCCTGTGGGGCAACAACCCCGCCGAGATGCACCCCATCCTCTTCTCCCGGATGGTCGACCGGCGCGCGCGCGGCGAGGACCTGCGCATCATCGACATCGGTACGCGTCGCACGCGCACCACGGGCTTCGCCGACGAGTACCTCGAGTTCCGCCCGCAGTCGGACATCGCCGTCCTCAACGGCGTCCTGCACCTGCTCATCGAGGACGCCACGTACGACCGCGAGTTCGTGGAGCGCCACGTGGCGTTCCGGCGCGAGGAGGGCGCTCCGGAGCTGATGGGCGTCGCCACCGACTTCGACACGTTCCGCGCGGCCATGGGCGAGTACACCCCCGAGCGGGTGCAGGAGCTGTCGGGTGTGCCGGCAGCCAAGATTCGCATGTTGGCCGGGCTGTTCGCGGACCGTGACCTGCGCATCACCAGCCTGTGGTGCATGGGCGGCAATCAGCACACGCGCGGCACGGGCGTGAACCGGCAGATCCACGCCATCCACTTGCTGTCGGGGCACTGGGGGCGTCAGGGCGATGGGCCGCAGAGCCTCACCGGGCAGCCCTCGGCCTGCGGTACGGCGCGCGAAGTGGGCACGCTTTCGCACGCGCTGCCGGGCGGCCTGGTGGTGGCGAACCCCGAGCATCGCCGCCACGCGGAGGAGATCTGGAACCTGCCCGAGGGGCGCATCAACGCCACGCCGGGAGCGCACACTGTGGAGATGTGGCGGCGCTTCTCCACCGCGGCCAGCGAGGGGGGTGACATCGACACCATCTGGGTGCAGGTCACCAACCCGGCGCAGTCGCTGCCCAACACCAAGGCGCTGTTCGAGCCCAGCCGTAGCATCCCAGGGAAGTTCCTGATCGTCTCGGACGTGTACCCCACGGCCACCGTCCGGGCAGCGGACCTGATCCTCCCGTCCGCCATGTGGGTCGAGAAGAACGGCATGGTGGGCAACTCCGAGCGACGCACCCAGCAGTGGTTCAAGATGGTGAATCCGCCGGGCGAGGCGCGTGACGACGCGTGGCAGGTCATCGCGGTGGCGCGGAAGCTGTTCGACCGCGGTCACCTCGGTATGCGCGACAAAGACGGGCGCTTTCTGTTCCGCATGAGCGATGCGACGGGCGCCGAGGTGCCGGTCTGGGACTTCCGGCGGTACTACGACGTGAACGTCGACCAGCAGCTGTTCGACGAGTACAGGCGCTTCTCGCGCTACAAGCACAAGGACCTCGCGCCATACGCGGAGTACACGCGCGCTCGCGGGCTGCGCTGGCCAGTGGTCGAGCGCGACGGAGTCTGGGCGGAGACGCGCTACCGCTTCGTCGAGGGCGAGGACCCCTACGTGGAGGCTGGCAAGGGCTTCCAGTTCTATCACTCCACCTCGAGCGACGACCGCGCACAGGTCTGGATCCAGCCCTACGTCGCGCCGCCCGAGGAGCCAGATGACGAGTTCCCGTTTTGGCTGTGCACGGGTCGCGTGATCGAGCACTGGCACACGGGGTCGATGACCATGCGCATCCCGCAGCTGCGGCGCGCCATGCCCGAGGCTTACGTGGAGCTAAACCCGACCGACGCGCGCCGTCTGGGTGTCGAGAACGGAGACGTGGTGCGGCTCGAGACGCGGCGCGGAGCCATCGAAATCGCGGCCTGGATCGACGGGCGCGGCCGCCCTCCCGAGGGCTCGCTGTTCGTGCCGTTCTTCGACGAGCGGCTGGCCATCAACGAGCTGACGCTCGAGGACTACTGTCCCATCTCGAAGCAGCCGGACTACAAGAAGTGCGCGGCGCGCGTGGTGCGCGTCCCGCGCAGAGCGGGGTCCCGTGAGTGA
- a CDS encoding chaperone NapD, which yields MPISGLVVTLDRDRNACAAARAELGAFPALELGEYAAGRLAAVLEAEDYAAHDARLTELRAVHGVVWVDVVFHDFSDLCDFERPPRGRRADLCSDDGGAHGSA from the coding sequence ATGCCCATCTCTGGCCTGGTCGTGACCCTGGACCGCGACCGCAACGCGTGCGCTGCCGCTCGCGCCGAGCTAGGCGCCTTCCCCGCGCTCGAGCTGGGCGAGTACGCTGCCGGCCGCCTGGCTGCTGTTCTGGAAGCCGAGGACTACGCGGCGCACGACGCGCGCCTCACCGAGCTGCGGGCGGTGCACGGCGTGGTCTGGGTGGACGTGGTCTTTCATGACTTCTCCGACCTGTGCGACTTCGAGCGCCCCCCACGTGGGAGACGCGCTGACCTTTGCTCGGATGATGGAGGTGCCCATGGATCGGCGTGA
- the nrfD gene encoding polysulfide reductase NrfD: MFVLTAIALVGANAWANQVVEGMGVTNMTDHVSWGLYIANFTFAVGLAAGGVMMVIPAYVYDDHEMHRVVIIGEVLAIAAIVMCLMFVVADLGRPDRFWHMIPGVGRFNWPMSMLTWDVLVLNGYLLINLHVVGYIIYQRWLGREPNPKWYMPFVFLSIAWAISIHTVTAFLYAGLGGRPFWNSALLAPRFLASAFVTGPAFIVLSLQVVKRTTDFYVPGSALSMLVSIIRVTAPINLFMLGAEVFSEFYAGGAHVASARYLFLGLHGHSELVPWIWTAISFNVFAAAVLLTPALSARPWLLNLALMLTFVGVWIEKGMGLIVPGFIPSTLHEIVPYTPSLTEWKVMAGVWAAGLMVFTVGLRVALGAMTGAMRADDAPEENSALAPDEEPVQHANVRGGH, from the coding sequence ATGTTCGTGCTCACGGCCATCGCGCTGGTGGGCGCCAACGCATGGGCCAACCAGGTGGTCGAGGGCATGGGCGTCACCAACATGACCGACCACGTGTCGTGGGGCCTCTACATCGCGAACTTCACGTTCGCCGTGGGCCTCGCCGCGGGCGGCGTCATGATGGTGATCCCGGCCTACGTCTACGACGACCACGAGATGCACCGCGTGGTGATCATCGGCGAGGTCCTGGCCATCGCGGCCATCGTCATGTGCTTGATGTTCGTGGTGGCCGACCTCGGTCGCCCCGACCGCTTCTGGCACATGATCCCCGGCGTCGGGCGCTTCAACTGGCCCATGTCGATGCTGACCTGGGACGTGCTGGTGCTGAACGGCTACCTGCTGATCAACCTGCACGTGGTCGGCTACATCATCTATCAGCGCTGGCTGGGGCGAGAGCCCAACCCGAAGTGGTACATGCCCTTCGTCTTCCTCTCGATCGCGTGGGCCATCTCCATCCACACGGTCACGGCGTTCCTCTACGCCGGCCTCGGCGGCCGCCCGTTCTGGAACTCGGCCCTGCTCGCGCCGCGCTTCCTGGCGTCCGCGTTCGTGACCGGGCCGGCGTTCATCGTGCTGTCGCTCCAAGTGGTCAAGCGCACCACGGACTTCTATGTGCCGGGCTCTGCGCTGAGCATGCTGGTGTCCATCATCCGGGTCACCGCGCCCATCAACCTCTTCATGCTGGGCGCCGAGGTCTTCTCGGAGTTCTACGCGGGCGGCGCGCACGTGGCCTCGGCGCGCTACTTGTTCCTCGGGCTGCACGGCCACTCCGAGCTGGTCCCGTGGATCTGGACCGCCATCAGCTTCAACGTCTTCGCCGCCGCGGTGCTGTTGACGCCAGCGCTATCCGCGCGCCCCTGGCTGCTGAACCTCGCGCTGATGCTCACCTTCGTGGGCGTCTGGATCGAGAAGGGTATGGGCTTGATCGTGCCGGGATTCATCCCGTCCACCCTGCACGAGATCGTGCCGTACACGCCCAGCCTCACGGAGTGGAAGGTGATGGCGGGCGTCTGGGCGGCGGGGCTGATGGTGTTCACCGTGGGTCTGCGCGTGGCCCTCGGCGCCATGACGGGGGCGATGCGGGCCGACGACGCGCCAGAGGAGAACTCCGCGCTCGCTCCTGACGAAGAGCCCGTGCAGCACGCGAACGTGCGGGGAGGCCACTGA
- a CDS encoding 4Fe-4S dicluster domain-containing protein, which yields MTDDISRRRMLKAAGATLGAAAFARAVAPLAQVAEATSMEELLTQHYKELSADDKRRLIARLESETEHRYGAVVTIRDIEARAGVQFAYALNLSACIGCRRCADACHQENNHDRRTNQSYIRVLEMEQGSMDMERGTVHYDHAVPAPGKFYMPVQCQQCENPPCTHVCPVEATWQEADGIVVVDYNWCIGCRYCEAACPYHARRFNWTAPEIPAEEINSDQGLLSNRIRPQGVVEKCTFCLHRTRDGRLPACLEACPTGARVFGNMLDPESEIRWILDNKRVFVLKEELGTRPRFYYFFDN from the coding sequence ATGACTGACGACATCAGCCGACGCCGGATGCTGAAGGCTGCTGGCGCCACTCTCGGTGCCGCTGCCTTCGCCCGCGCGGTGGCGCCTCTGGCGCAGGTCGCGGAGGCCACCAGCATGGAGGAGCTGCTCACGCAGCACTACAAGGAGCTGAGCGCTGATGACAAGCGCCGGCTCATCGCGCGCCTCGAGTCCGAGACCGAGCACCGCTATGGCGCGGTCGTCACCATCCGCGACATCGAGGCCCGTGCGGGCGTGCAATTCGCCTACGCTCTCAATCTGAGCGCCTGCATCGGGTGCCGACGCTGCGCCGACGCCTGTCATCAGGAGAACAACCACGACAGGCGCACCAATCAGTCGTACATCCGTGTGCTCGAGATGGAGCAAGGATCCATGGACATGGAGCGCGGTACGGTGCACTACGACCACGCCGTTCCGGCCCCCGGCAAGTTCTACATGCCCGTGCAGTGCCAGCAGTGTGAGAACCCGCCATGCACCCATGTGTGCCCTGTGGAGGCCACCTGGCAGGAGGCCGACGGCATCGTGGTGGTGGACTACAACTGGTGCATCGGCTGCCGCTACTGCGAGGCGGCCTGTCCCTATCATGCGCGCCGCTTCAACTGGACGGCCCCCGAGATCCCAGCGGAGGAGATCAACTCCGATCAGGGCCTCTTGTCCAACCGCATCCGGCCGCAGGGCGTGGTGGAGAAGTGCACGTTCTGCCTGCACCGCACGCGCGACGGACGCCTGCCGGCGTGTCTCGAGGCGTGCCCGACCGGCGCGCGCGTGTTCGGAAACATGCTGGACCCCGAGTCCGAGATCCGCTGGATCCTGGACAACAAGCGCGTCTTCGTCCTGAAAGAAGAGCTCGGTACGCGCCCACGCTTCTACTACTTCTTCGACAACTGA
- a CDS encoding TetR/AcrR family transcriptional regulator, with the protein MSNVRGANLFTQVRRDERRRSRILPRRPTTQESETVSTSKKESRRPPPRRRGRPPIGGRDLAEKQAGVLDAAGRLLGERSSSDITVDLLVQEAGTSRPTLYRWFPRGIEQVMEMLYERASADLMARIVTVVASDGDEDERIEAGICAFFDWGLAMGPLAFGFYRECFEVDSLAHRYRQRIVSAIIAVIRSQANLGGFEHASDLEIETLVGWIESAGGTLFRRYPVSRADADRQVWLTTQMAHAMLAVVRDAAR; encoded by the coding sequence GTGAGCAACGTGCGTGGCGCCAACCTGTTCACGCAGGTCCGGCGCGACGAGCGGCGTCGATCGCGTATCCTCCCGCGACGGCCCACTACCCAGGAGAGCGAGACCGTGTCCACCAGCAAGAAGGAGTCGCGGCGGCCGCCCCCCCGCCGACGCGGCAGACCCCCGATAGGCGGCCGCGACCTCGCCGAGAAGCAGGCGGGTGTGCTCGACGCCGCCGGGCGCCTGCTGGGAGAGCGCTCCTCGAGCGACATCACGGTCGACCTGCTGGTGCAAGAAGCAGGCACGTCCCGCCCCACCCTCTACCGCTGGTTCCCGCGCGGCATCGAGCAGGTCATGGAGATGCTCTACGAGCGCGCGAGCGCGGACCTGATGGCTCGCATCGTGACGGTGGTCGCGAGCGACGGTGACGAAGACGAGCGCATCGAAGCCGGCATCTGCGCGTTCTTCGACTGGGGCCTGGCCATGGGTCCGTTGGCGTTCGGCTTCTATCGCGAGTGCTTCGAGGTCGACTCCCTCGCGCATCGCTACCGGCAACGGATCGTGAGCGCGATCATCGCGGTGATCCGCTCGCAAGCGAACCTGGGGGGCTTCGAGCACGCGAGCGACCTCGAGATCGAGACCCTCGTCGGCTGGATCGAGAGCGCGGGCGGGACGCTCTTTCGGCGCTACCCCGTGAGCCGCGCGGACGCGGACCGGCAGGTGTGGCTGACGACTCAGATGGCGCACGCGATGCTCGCCGTCGTGCGCGACGCCGCGCGCTGA